The DNA sequence TGCAGATTCAGGAAAAACAATTAAATCGGGGTTATTCTTTGCAGCTTCTATAGAAAGATTTTCCAAAATTTCTAATATGGAATCTATGTGTTGACCTGATATTTTTATACTCTGAGGTATATTAGGTTGTATCAGCGATATTTCTATTTTATTTAGATTTTCAAAAAAAATGTTTTTAGGATTATTGTTTAAAAAAGTAAAAAAACCGTATATAAGAATTAAAATAATCAAAATAATTGAGGAAAATAAATATTTTGAATTATAAAGCAACCATCTCTTTTTTCTGAAAAATCTTATTAAATGCTTTATAAGACTACCTAAATTTTTAAAACTACTTATCTGGAAAAGTTGAAGTGCCTCTAAAACAGTCATATTAAAGAAAACTATCAAAAAAGACACTCCGTAGACTCCAGTTATTCTTACTATCTGAAGCAAAGGCAGAAAAAAGTGTTGAGAGTTTCCTAAAATTCCCCATCCAAAAGCCAGTGGAGTAAGAGACCATAAAAATTCAAATATTACCCAAAATGTTGAAATTAAAAGAATTCTTATCCATGATTTTGTTTCTCTTAATAAAAGATGTAGAAAAAAACTAAGAATTGAAAAATAAATTGAACATAGTATAGTTAAACCTATCCATGCAATTGGAGTAACATACCAATTCCAATACATCTGACCACCAAAGAATAAAAAGCCAGTAATAAAACCCAAAAAAAATGCTTCTTTTTTTGTGCAATAATATAAAGAAAAGAGTAAAGGTATAAGTGCAATCCATGCTAAAAATCCGTATTTTGGAAAAGATACTGCCAGAAGAATTCCACTTATTACACAAAACACTATTAAGATATTTCTTCTCTTTAAAAATCTTTTTATCAACATCTCTTCTGCTTTTATAAATATTTTATTAATGAGATTGCTTCGTCGCTTACGCTCCTCGTAATGACAAATTAAAAATTTCATGTTTTTAAAGAAATCTGTGAATATGCATCTATATCTATATTACTTATCTGACCTTTCTTTAATTTGTAATAAGCAAGACATGCCACCATTGCAGCATTATCTGTACAATACTCCTTGGGAGGATAAATAGCATCAACACCATAAGATTCTGCTCTTTTTTTCATCTCGCTTCTT is a window from the Actinomycetota bacterium genome containing:
- the lnt gene encoding apolipoprotein N-acyltransferase; its protein translation is MLIKRFLKRRNILIVFCVISGILLAVSFPKYGFLAWIALIPLLFSLYYCTKKEAFFLGFITGFLFFGGQMYWNWYVTPIAWIGLTILCSIYFSILSFFLHLLLRETKSWIRILLISTFWVIFEFLWSLTPLAFGWGILGNSQHFFLPLLQIVRITGVYGVSFLIVFFNMTVLEALQLFQISSFKNLGSLIKHLIRFFRKKRWLLYNSKYLFSSIILIILILIYGFFTFLNNNPKNIFFENLNKIEISLIQPNIPQSIKISGQHIDSILEILENLSIEAAKNNPDLIVFPESATSLVFIEDETDLYFNWTKKLLGEIKTNLLKGVFTRNEEGNLHNSVILLDKKGKLIDVYEKIHPIPFGEFVPARRFIGNIGPLRLLREDVVAGKKYTVFPISQGKIGSIICFESALPQIPRKLRNNGAQILFVVTNDGWFKNSIELEQHFYMGRVRAVENGVYFVQCANTGISGVFAPNGKELDATRKNEACTLTTSVYFMPEQTFYSKYGDIFSYICLLIFFIWIILKLPI